TTTCTCAAGGATCAGGCGGATGCGCTGCAGCAGGAGCTCGATTCGATCAAGAAGCGCCTGTCCGAGCTCGAGGGCGGCGCAGAGTAGCGATTCGATCCGGGCTTGCAGTTCGGCCTCCCCTGTGAGTTAAGGGGGTGGGCCGTTCTGTATCCTCGACAATGGCAAAGGAGATCATTTATTATGAAGATAGCGTTCACGACCTCAGGGGAGGACCTCAATGCCCCGCTGGACACCCGTTTCGGACGTGCGCCCAAGTTTCTCGTCTACGATCTGGACAGCGCGACATTCGAGGTGGTCGACAACCGGCAGAACCTCAACGCGGCGCAGGGTGCCGGTATCCAGTCCGCGCAGACGGTCGCCCGGCTCGGCGTGCAGGCGGTGGTGAGCGGGCATTGCGGCCCGAAGGCCTTTGGCGTACTTGCGGCCGCGGGGATCAAAATCTACAACTGCGACGCCCCGACCATCGCCATGGCCCTCGATCAATACCGCTCAAACAAACTGGTCGAGGCAAAATCGTCGGACGTGGAAAGCCACTGGGCATGAGCGGCGGAATGAAGTCCTCTCTCGACTGCATACCGTGCTTCATACGCCAGTCCCTGGACGCGGCCAGGATGGTGTCCGACGATCCTGCGGTCCATGAGCGGATCGTTCGAGAGGTTCTGGGCTGGTCGAGGGAGATGGATCTCTCAAATCCCCCGCCTGTCCTGGGGCAGCGGATACACAGTATGCTTCGAGAGGT
The Pseudomonadota bacterium genome window above contains:
- a CDS encoding NifB/NifX family molybdenum-iron cluster-binding protein, producing the protein MKIAFTTSGEDLNAPLDTRFGRAPKFLVYDLDSATFEVVDNRQNLNAAQGAGIQSAQTVARLGVQAVVSGHCGPKAFGVLAAAGIKIYNCDAPTIAMALDQYRSNKLVEAKSSDVESHWA